The genomic interval ACTCACTTATTTTTTACTTTTGAATTAAGATTTTATTTTACAACAGCCTCTTATTTTCTATAAAGTTTGTTTTACTCTGTAATCTAATTCAGAAAAATCAATAATTCTAGCTTGCCTATGAATTTCTTTTCCATTGTAAAATAGTATAACTATTGGTGCTGAATATAGGTTCAATTGACCTACTGCCTCAGTCATTTCATCAGCTTGAATATAATAGGAAGTATAATTATTTTCATCTATTATTTCTTTAACCCTTGGAAAATCTGCCTCACACACTGAACAGCCTTCAGTTTTTATATATAACAAAAATTTTTCTTTGTTTTTAATTGTTTCTAATAAATCATTGTAAGTTTTAATTTTTTCCATTATAATTTCACTGCCCTAGTCATAATAAATGTGGGGATATTCATCTCATGAAGTCTCCCTTCACCACCAGTATCATCTTCAATATTAGTTAAGATAAAACCTGCTTTTAATTGTCCGCCAAGTTGTTCACTTAGGTTATGTGAAAATTGGTAACCACAGTCCATTTTTTTTAAGAATTCTCTGTGTTCTTCATTTTTTAAGGGATTAAATGGCATAGAAAAAACTATTTTTTTTTCATTTTCATCTAATACA from Fusobacterium pseudoperiodonticum carries:
- a CDS encoding thioredoxin family protein, producing the protein MEKIKTYNDLLETIKNKEKFLLYIKTEGCSVCEADFPRVKEIIDENNYTSYYIQADEMTEAVGQLNLYSAPIVILFYNGKEIHRQARIIDFSELDYRVKQTL